TCTCCTAACAGGTACAATTACACAAACTCTGGAGCGAAATGTAGGAtatgaacgtttttttttcttcccccaactaactggattttcatgaacaACACATTTCTTGTGCAAATGCTGTTGCGAGTAATTCCCGAATAAATGAATTCCTATACAATGATAAATGAGGCGTTAGGAGTATAGCTATTATTTAGAACCTGCTCTTAAAGCCATGTGTTTGGCTGATTCCGCCAGGTTTTGGGTTCCTTCCTTGGGTTTTTAGAAGTGAAGGCATCTGCTCTGAGAACAGCAGGAGGATGTTTGAGCCCTCCAGGCTTCCTGCACATCTTCAAAATTCTTGGCCTTATATAGACATGGCCATGTCGGGATGGCTCGGTGCGCAGGCTGTGAGTGATCTGTgctcaaaatgaataaaaacaaggGGTGGGGGGACAGGGGTAAGAGAATTTGGCAGCAGAAGTGAAAATGACTGAAATATCAAACAGCATGAGAGCAGAACATGATATCATGACCTAAGTATGTAAATGAATAGtctgtgtgaaaagatggagaaAAAACCAGGTTTTTGTTGGATTAGAAATAATCCAAGTCTGAGGTAGGAAATCTGGAGAAGCATGGATTGTAAAGATGCTCGTGTCAGACGTGGACTTCCAAAAAAACGGTTGAGAAAAAGTATGGATAtttaattatcaaaataataGAATTAAGACAGTTGCCTGTCTTCCATTAGTATAGAATGAAACACTCTTATTTACATCTATTTATTAAGGAACTACacgtcatgctttttatccatttatagttacatttactgttgtggAAGGCCCATTAAACAAATTTATTacttgcgttatagcagctataatcaGTCGTTCCCTCATGGTACTCTTTTCtaccctcaccagcctctcttgaagttaataagacaaaaagcaTAGCCTTTCATgtcacagagaaaccacaaagtgtcccgtcctctgtcctgaagatgtcagaaaacttagtTTTCCAGCTTTACCccttacactggagactccttccataaataactCCTTacaaaaaacttcaccataaCAATTAAACATCGGATTACGTGGAGCATCGGTTGTAGAACCtgctgtgaacgagctgttactatagaaatgataacgtattagaatgaacATGATTTGCAGTTGTATTACTCTCagaaaatttatcaacacctcctgaccaatcaaaaACGAGAATTAAACGACGTCGGCGTGTAAATGACTTCATAAGCCTTTCTATTTCTCATCAACACATTGTTTTGAATTGCACTGGATTTGCCccaaacccaaacaaaaacTGCTGTCCAAGGATTTGAAGTGTTTAAAGCTGAATTTATGCCTAACGCTAAGCGACTCTGTTGGCAGATGACCCTGGGCCATGAGATAGGAGCCGGAGCAGCGTGTCTGAAATGCAAGGACAAGTGCGAGGGCTTTGAACTTCACTTCTGGAGGTTTGTATATAACTCCAAATTTGTAAAAGGATTTGTCTGTTTAACTgggactacaaagcacttctggaAGTCGATCTGGATAAAGCCGTCTGTCATAAATGTAATGAGACACACTGGACACTGATGCATGTTCTTAATGCACTTGATATCTTTATGTTGTGAAGTTTAACTTCTGTTTTCTAACTCTGTTGGTTGTCTCTTCATGTTATTACCTGCCCAGGACACCAAACCAGTGCTGTCATGATATTGCAGCACCTCAGTTTCAAGTTTAGCTGCTTGTGTTTTTCTAATATCGGAGCAGATTCCAGTTTGGCCGTGTAGTCGGTGAAACTGTGGACAAATATTGTTCTCATTTTGGTTTCCAATGTAAAATAACCTTTTGACAGTACTGAGAAAATTCATCATCCTTATTCATGATTTTAACAGAAAGATCTGCCGCAACTGCAAGTGCGGGCTAGAGGATCACGATGTGCAAATGCAGACGGAAGAGAACCAGAAGGTGGGGCGGCTTTTCGAAGACACCAAGTACACGAGCCTCATAGCCAAGCTGAAGAGAGACGGAGTGCCTTCGTACCAAGGGAACCAGCTCACCATAACCATCAGCTCGCCTGCTATTGGTACTGCGGTACCTGTTCCAGTGGCTGGTATTGCAGGTACAGTGAGTCCTGCCAATTCCCAAGGTGTCCCCGGCCACGGCGGCCCGTCTGTCCCCGGCCACGGCGGCCCGTCTGTCCCCGGCCACGGCGGCCCGTCTGTCCCCGGCCACGGCAGCCCTGGCGGCCCATCTGTCGGCGGTCAGTCTGTCCCCAGCCAAGGCCCACCCTCTGTCCCCGGCAAGGGCGCTCCCACTGCCCCTGGCAAGGGTGCTCCCTCTGCTGCAGGCCAAGGTTTCCCCTCTGTCCCTGGTGCCTCTTTTGCCGCAGGTCACGGTATCCCTTCTGCTGCCCCTGTTGCTCCTGCCATCACTCCTGCTGCTGTGGCAGCCAAAAAGGATGTGGTGAAAGCGGTCACCTACGATTGGGCTCCTCCTGGGGTTGACCAGAAATTGGTAAGGATACTAGCACAACTATGTCCGGTTTTATTTCATGCGTTCATAATTTAGATCTATGTACATTTGAAGAAGCAGATGTTGCTTGCAAGTTGCAGGAAAGCCTTGACAAGCAACTGACCCCACCCCTTCTATTGAAACTATGTAGGCCAGTGGCattggtggctcagtggttaaagcgCTGGGTTACCGATCAAGAGGTCGGGAGTtcaacactgccaagctgccactattgcgtccttgagcaaggcctttaagtCTCTGAGGTCCAGGGGTGCTGtttcatggctgaccccaacttcttaaaaaaaacttcCGATTTAAAGGGAGAATTttgctgtactgtaatgtatgtgacaaataaaggcttttcTTTCTTATGAGTTGCATTTACGGAAAGAGCTAAGTAGAACAAATTCCTGGGccacaaaaaaaagactgaaataaagaaattatCGAGATCGGTTGCATGGAAATATTGCGACTCACGGTATCACACGTGTATCTTTGAAATAATCTGATTCTTATAGGTCTAGgaacacttttaaaaatgaccaaCTGTACCTTTAATAGCATTACATACCTAGTGTAGAGAAATGTCTTTTCCCTTTTCAGTTTACACTTCAAGCccggatgctttttttttaattgttaaaaaatattttccatgATTTAATCCTTCATATACATTGTTACATGCTACTCATTCCCCATTCTCTCCTCTTTGTATCTCTTTCCCTAATGATCTTATTCCTGCTCCAGGCTCTGCGTTACATGGAGCTGCTGCCACCAGAGCGGCGGCCCATAGCAGGCACGCAGGGAGCAGATTATCGCAAGAAGCAGATGGCCAAACAGCTACCAGAGCATGACCAGGACCCAGTGCGCTGCCACGAGCTCTCACCTGGTGAGGTCAAACAAATGCAGCAGTATGTGCGCAAGTACAAGGATGAGGCTCTGGGGATCGGAGACCTGACCCTCCCGGAGGAGATCGGCGCTCATGCAGGACCCCTTCAGAGCCCTGGCACTGGAGCCAAGCCTGGAGCACCCGGGGACCAGGGCACGGCCGCCGTGGGGAAGGTCGGGATCCCAGGGGCAGTAGGGGCTGTAAGCGGGGCCGGTCCTGCTGGTAACTACGTAAGTAGTTCTACTTTATGTGAAACCTGAAACCGGCATGAGAAAGAGGGGATGTAGAGGCTCGATTTGAGTCCTGTAATCGAATTATACAGATTTGAGAAGTTTTAGAAAATGTACACATTCTAAAAATAGCCACAAACATTGTATAATGTTAAGAGATGCATTGTATCTCTTACCCAAGTCAAATCAAATCCGTATCCATTATTAATAATTAGGATTTCGTTAAAAGAATAATTTGTGACCAGTGATCATAGATGAACTCACTGTAGTTCTGGATTAAGTTCTGGATGAAGGGGTTCAGATTGCCAGAATGGTACATACTATATTAAATGGATTGCAGAAATTGAGTTCCTCGCGGAAACTtctggcagtttttttttttttttttttactcaaaatGAAAGCAATACTGATAAAATAACATCCCTCAAGACTAACAGAAAGATCAGGTTAATGAACTGTGGATAATTAAATCAACTCTCGGCTTTGTTACACATCATATAATATTAAACAGGGATGAATCATCTACACCTGAGCGTTAAAGTCAGATAAACTGACACAGCTGCGTTTAAAAGAACATGGTTTGTTAGTAATTAAAAACCCGATCGCTGATTTTCCCCTGAGAAGTATGAGAACATTCCTGCATGCCGAGGGAATGTTCTGGAGAAATGGCTTCAGTTAAATCTAATAGGGTGCATAAGTCTGCAAAGTCAGCACAAACCAAACCTTTGAATAAAATCCCAAAACTGGCTAGCCATTAAATGTGCTGTGTTCAGTGACTTGAAATTCTTCgatttgtactgtatatattatcttgtataaaaaaaaaaaaaacacaacttaaATACAACTATTTTAGAGCGTTGTAAATGCATATTATATGACGTACTTAGGACGATAAACTGCAGTAGACTTAAATGAAAAATTATAAGGCGGTTGCTTAAGCTTAAGGTTTCTTTACCCGTCTTTGCTGTTATACTTTTATtctcttctcatttcttatttttttcttactttttattgatttttattttatttatttttttggatggGAGTAGAAGATAGCGGATAGCACTACCTCATACCCACCACCAGATGGAGCCATGTAATGGGGTATTTTCTGATAACCTAACGCTCCTCTGTGCTGGTGGATAGCTCTGATTTACACCGAGTTCCAGATGAACAATGGGAGGAATGAGAATAAGTTCCTCCAAACACAGATGCTTTAAaattaaagctttaaaggtcTATCATTTGTTGCGCTGCAACTCATGAGCATTTGCATAATTGATTAATCGATTATTTTAAGACTGTATGAAATaccagaaatatttatttacaaatatatccTTCGCAGCATTTAATACTAACTCGGGTTCATGGTACTCTTTTCTTCCCTAAACCAGCCTAGATCTGATTTCGTCACATCATTCCATTTTTATAGCATCCTACTGAGCTAAACTTAGTTTGTTTGTTCTGACGTTGAAGTTCAAGCtggatttattttcatttctgtcaTCAGAGACACTTGTAATGTTAGGAACAACATTTCTGAcagtgagtcaaatgaaaactaGTGTCTGGATTGCTTTAGAAATTCTTCCGGTTGCATGGGGAGTATGGCGGATGTGTCAGGTGCTCAAACTGCAGGTTCTTGATAATACTCCAGCTGTTTTGACCTGATTGCGTGTCTCTAATTTATGTCGCGCTTTTCATTCGACTCGCTGTCGGAAATTCCCGTTATGAAGACATAAAGATAAGTAACATGGTGACACAGTTCCataaatacagaataaaatctCCACAATAATCTATAGAGTAAAAACTAAACacttgtatatgtatatattgatCAGGAGGTCTTGCGTCGATGCCACTGTCTTgctgttgctctaaaaccttgGATAAATACATTTCCCATCTCCTAAGCTCATATCCGTCGTCTCTGTCTGTCAGGCCTGTCATCACTGCCAGCGTGTCATGAACCGTGGCGACCCGGCTGTTTACGCAGAACGCGCCGGCTACGACAAGCTCTGGCACCCGGGATGCTTCGTGTGCTGCACCTGCAACGAGCTCCTAGTGGATATGATCTACTTCTGGAAGAAGGGCAAGCTGTACTGCGGAAGGCATTACGGAGACAGCGAGAAGCCCCGATGTGCCGGCTGTGACGAGGTGAGAGAAAGAGTCATCatcttttgaccaatcagaatcgagaattcagcagcgctgtggtgtacCTCTGCTGGTTTGAGTGAAAAGTGACTCACTGAGTGATTAAAAGAAAatcactttttttgtgtgttcgTTTTGTTGTGGCTTGTTTTTTCAGGACTTTGTTTTTAAGTTTCTCCGTGACGTTGTCTGTGTTTCAGCTCATCTTCAGCAACGAGTACACTCAGGCTGAGGGACAGAACTGGCACCTGAAGCACTTCTGCTGCTTCGACTGTGATTGTGTTCTGGCTGGAGAAACCTACGTCATGGAGAACAACAAGCCGGTGTGCCAACCATGCTACATGAAGAACCATGCTGTGGTAAAGAGctaatgcgcacacacacacacacacacacacacacttattctaGTTGTTTCTTCCTGTTTTCTAGCTCACTATTACACTGATTTGCATCTCCtgcctgtgtgtgcgtgtgtgtacacactGGTATTTGACTAACATTTACGATGTTTCACTTGCAAATAATACTGGTCTCTTCATGTGCTTTGcgactttattttgtttattcgtAATGAATCCAACTTTTAGGATACAAACAATTAGATGTAAAAAACTTCATTTTGGTTTATTCaccttcagtaagcacttttttttttttttttttttattcctactTCAGTGTTAAAatcaataagtaaataaatgtgattataattataatatcaCAAAAATTTCAGTTGtcatatgatatgatatttttgtcatatgaCCCATCTCTTCCAGAGtttatcccgggaacactgagACGTagagcatcacacacactcgttcacaccttggagcaatttagagtagccaatcgcATGCTTTAGGAAAGtttgaggaaactggagaacccggaggaaactctgAATCGAGATCTAAATCTAACTTGACGTCTATAATTTGTTTCATGTGAAACACCTTCCATGTTTTCTCTAGAAGAACACAGAGAAGGCTTTGACTTCCTCTTGATGTAAGAGAACCTTTAAATACATCATATCGCCATGACGTTATGTCCACCAATGGTGGGTTTAGAATTAAAAACTACAATTAGGAATAAAACGCAGCATGTCGTGCttttgtaggaaaataatcaacaacgaaGAGTTCCTGGGATCCACCTCCCagacgttgattattttcctataacagcagtcctgaagtgtttacaccacagtaatttgccaatgattacatttttaaaaatgtatttattaatgaatgacatgtcttacttttatccatttatagttacatttaatgttttggaacgtccGCAAAACAAATAATCATTCGTTCCcttccctctttttttcttttttttctttttttctttcctcttgagttgagaagacaaaataatgcagcttgtcattaGCTTGTTAAAGTGAAACCGCAAagcgtctgtcctgaagatgtctcgctggagactccttccatgaatgctGACAAATACacaccattttaaaaatctgtttaatatgtggagtccctgtgaatgagccgttgctatagaaacgagactgcattagaacgagtgcattaatattaacctgtgaACCTGCAGAGTTACGGAAAATGAATCgtcactttctgaccaatcagaatgcagaattcaacagcgcagTGTTGTAAagcgtgtgtttgtttgtgtgtgtgtgtttgcagcaCTGCACATCGTGTAAGAAGCCGATCGAGCCCGAGGCACAGCGCGTGTCCTACGGCGAGCACCACTGGCATGCCGAGCCTCAGTGTTTTCAGTGCTCGGGCTGCTCCAAGTGTCTCGTGGGTCAGCGCTTCAT
The window above is part of the Ictalurus punctatus breed USDA103 chromosome 8, Coco_2.0, whole genome shotgun sequence genome. Proteins encoded here:
- the tes gene encoding testin, with the protein product MEIEKEVKKMTLGHEIGAGAACLKCKDKCEGFELHFWRKICRNCKCGLEDHDVQMQTEENQKVGRLFEDTKYTSLIAKLKRDGVPSYQGNQLTITISSPAIGTAVPVPVAGIAGTVSPANSQGVPGHGGPSVPGHGGPSVPGHGGPSVPGHGSPGGPSVGGQSVPSQGPPSVPGKGAPTAPGKGAPSAAGQGFPSVPGASFAAGHGIPSAAPVAPAITPAAVAAKKDVVKAVTYDWAPPGVDQKLALRYMELLPPERRPIAGTQGADYRKKQMAKQLPEHDQDPVRCHELSPGEVKQMQQYVRKYKDEALGIGDLTLPEEIGAHAGPLQSPGTGAKPGAPGDQGTAAVGKVGIPGAVGAVSGAGPAGNYACHHCQRVMNRGDPAVYAERAGYDKLWHPGCFVCCTCNELLVDMIYFWKKGKLYCGRHYGDSEKPRCAGCDELIFSNEYTQAEGQNWHLKHFCCFDCDCVLAGETYVMENNKPVCQPCYMKNHAVHCTSCKKPIEPEAQRVSYGEHHWHAEPQCFQCSGCSKCLVGQRFMALQGKLVCSVECKKKVMVP